Proteins encoded by one window of Nostoc sp. ATCC 53789:
- a CDS encoding IS66 family transposase: MEKNLPLKLDTETLKQLEKEQLVEMLMEQAKAIEQLKSRVIELESVIEKLKVSRDLDSTTSSKPPSADILKKTEKKLEDEAGESETPKRKPGGQPGHRGKTRKGFGRVDRFEILRPQVCFCCGQKEFSNEPIKIETQQVAQLVERPIEIVEYQRHTCICSECGSKQTADWSPEIVPGQDIGIRLQAFLGWINNYGHLPYEKQQELLWELGEIEIGVGTLVATNERIDGAVAQSIDNLKEWIKQTQPNIHSDETPWVIKGVKEWLWIFANTDFALFHAADTRSRAELEAILGSSYSGVLSSDDFSAYNGYPVKAQQKCQAHLRRHFKKLILIPGLNNKEIGSAFVSLIDEGFKNYALFQQTKNIDEFWSWASEFKIKVESSIHSWIDKAGGEAGKLLRSLRNKAHQWWYFLDHPDIPPDNNLAERTLRLAVTKRKVSGGSRSMKRFQDTANLLTVIQTCRRQGRSVIEFFDQAIKAMVNSSVQTPSLIPLV, from the coding sequence ATGGAAAAAAACCTGCCACTAAAACTAGACACTGAAACCCTAAAACAGTTGGAGAAAGAGCAACTGGTAGAGATGCTTATGGAGCAGGCAAAAGCTATAGAACAGCTAAAATCCAGAGTAATAGAACTAGAATCTGTAATAGAGAAACTCAAAGTTAGTAGAGACTTAGACAGCACAACATCATCAAAACCACCGTCGGCAGACATCCTCAAAAAAACCGAGAAAAAACTTGAAGATGAAGCAGGGGAGAGTGAAACGCCAAAACGGAAACCAGGAGGACAGCCAGGACATCGGGGAAAAACGAGAAAGGGTTTTGGGAGAGTAGATAGGTTTGAGATATTAAGACCGCAAGTGTGTTTTTGTTGTGGTCAAAAGGAATTCAGTAACGAACCAATAAAAATAGAAACCCAGCAAGTAGCACAGTTGGTAGAAAGACCTATCGAAATCGTAGAATATCAAAGACATACCTGTATTTGCAGCGAGTGTGGGTCAAAACAAACAGCAGACTGGTCGCCAGAAATAGTACCGGGACAAGATATAGGAATCAGACTGCAAGCTTTCTTGGGATGGATAAATAATTACGGGCATTTACCATACGAGAAACAACAAGAATTGTTGTGGGAACTGGGTGAAATAGAAATTGGAGTCGGGACTTTAGTAGCCACAAATGAACGAATAGATGGTGCCGTAGCTCAAAGTATTGACAACCTTAAAGAGTGGATAAAACAAACCCAGCCGAATATCCATTCGGATGAAACACCTTGGGTAATCAAAGGGGTAAAAGAATGGTTATGGATTTTTGCCAATACCGATTTCGCTTTATTTCATGCGGCTGATACTCGTTCTCGCGCCGAATTAGAGGCAATTTTGGGTTCAAGTTACTCTGGTGTACTCAGTTCTGATGACTTTAGTGCTTATAACGGTTATCCGGTGAAAGCCCAACAGAAATGTCAGGCGCATTTACGCCGTCACTTCAAGAAACTCATCTTAATTCCTGGCTTGAATAACAAAGAGATTGGGTCAGCATTTGTCAGCCTGATAGATGAAGGTTTTAAAAACTATGCTCTCTTCCAACAAACTAAAAACATTGATGAGTTCTGGAGTTGGGCATCCGAGTTTAAAATAAAAGTTGAATCTTCCATTCATTCATGGATTGATAAAGCTGGAGGAGAAGCTGGTAAACTTTTACGCTCCTTACGTAATAAAGCTCATCAATGGTGGTATTTCTTAGACCACCCGGACATACCCCCTGATAATAATTTAGCAGAACGAACATTACGTTTAGCAGTCACAAAACGAAAAGTCAGTGGTGGTTCTCGTTCTATGAAGCGATTCCAAGATACTGCTAATTTATTGACTGTTATACAAACTTGTCGCCGTCAAGGACGCTCTGTAATTGAGTTTTTTGACCAAGCTATCAAAGCGATGGTTAACTCTTCTGTGCAGACCCCTTCTTTAATTCCTCTCGTTTAG
- a CDS encoding fatty acid desaturase: METAVKKSDFVLSPYMNSRDLRATYQILNTVVPYVVLWFLAHKAATICFWLLAPTMVLMTLFSARCFSLMHDCGHYSLFRSKRVNQIIGFILGVINAIPQYPWSRGHAYHHKTNGDWQRYRGPSALLSTEEFARLSPSAQRRYELLRHPFMMFPGGFFYVAIKPRLALIAGIYDFITHLVTCLQQDPFMDLPRIISSHKSRNWYTAAEFWHLLFNNICVVGIWIFLGYFLGFGFFVSVYSITLTCAAAILICVFFVQHNFDGSYAHKTEGWDYLEGTIKGSSYLELPTVLKWFSADIGYHNIHHLCDRIPNYNLQACHNQNIHLLRSAKTLRMVDIPDCFKYILWDCPSNRLTSIASFRQAAQSIDLERANEA; encoded by the coding sequence ATGGAAACCGCAGTGAAAAAGTCGGATTTTGTCCTGAGTCCTTACATGAATAGCAGAGACTTGCGGGCAACTTATCAAATTCTGAATACGGTTGTGCCTTATGTGGTTTTATGGTTTTTAGCACACAAAGCAGCTACTATTTGTTTTTGGTTGCTTGCGCCTACTATGGTTTTGATGACGCTGTTTTCAGCGCGTTGTTTTTCTTTAATGCATGATTGCGGACACTATTCACTCTTCCGTTCAAAAAGGGTTAATCAAATTATCGGTTTTATTCTGGGGGTGATCAACGCGATCCCTCAATATCCGTGGTCAAGAGGACATGCGTATCACCACAAAACCAACGGTGATTGGCAACGCTATCGCGGTCCTAGTGCATTACTCTCTACTGAGGAGTTTGCTCGCCTCAGTCCATCTGCCCAAAGGCGTTATGAATTACTGAGGCATCCATTCATGATGTTTCCGGGAGGTTTTTTCTATGTGGCGATTAAGCCAAGACTCGCCCTGATTGCCGGAATATATGATTTTATCACTCATCTAGTGACTTGCTTGCAGCAAGATCCTTTTATGGATTTACCTCGAATCATCTCCTCTCATAAGTCTAGAAATTGGTACACTGCGGCTGAATTTTGGCATCTGTTGTTCAATAACATTTGTGTAGTCGGTATCTGGATTTTTCTGGGGTATTTTCTTGGATTTGGTTTTTTCGTGAGCGTTTACTCAATCACGCTAACTTGTGCTGCGGCAATCCTCATCTGCGTCTTCTTTGTTCAGCACAATTTTGATGGCTCTTACGCCCACAAAACTGAAGGGTGGGACTATCTCGAAGGAACAATTAAGGGCAGCAGTTATCTGGAGTTACCCACCGTTTTAAAGTGGTTTTCCGCCGATATCGGCTACCATAACATTCATCATCTTTGCGACAGAATCCCCAATTACAACCTCCAAGCTTGCCACAATCAAAATATTCACCTGCTTAGAAGTGCAAAAACGCTGCGAATGGTAGATATTCCTGATTGCTTCAAATACATTCTGTGGGATTGTCCCTCCAATCGCCTCACGTCGATAGCATCGTTTCGTCAAGCGGCACAATCCATCGACCTAGAGAGAGCCAACGAAGCGTAA
- a CDS encoding GNAT family N-acetyltransferase — protein sequence MSRPSADYLRQLLDSDYFIAIAALKEGEVVGGLTAYELKKFEQERSEIYIYDLAVAAAHRRQGIATALIQKLKEVAAASGAYVIFVQADIGDDPAIKLYTKLGDREDVLHFDIAVNSGNDNA from the coding sequence ATTTCCCGACCTAGTGCAGACTATCTGCGGCAACTGCTTGATAGTGACTACTTCATTGCGATCGCCGCATTGAAAGAAGGTGAAGTCGTTGGCGGTCTTACTGCATACGAGCTTAAAAAGTTCGAGCAGGAGCGCAGTGAGATTTACATCTACGATCTAGCTGTTGCCGCTGCACACCGACGGCAGGGGATCGCAACGGCATTAATTCAGAAGCTGAAGGAAGTAGCAGCAGCATCTGGAGCTTATGTCATTTTCGTCCAGGCGGATATTGGTGACGATCCAGCCATTAAACTTTATACAAAGTTGGGCGATCGCGAAGACGTGTTGCATTTCGACATAGCAGTTAATAGCGGCAATGACAATGCCTAA
- a CDS encoding MFS transporter, whose amino-acid sequence MIAKVCAALQISPKALPLICLIGAEFLSQLGNQIAAIAIPILVLQFTHSVIATGIAGAGSIIPIVLAAFIGGKAIDRFGAWQVSIVADVFSSLSVLLLPFIFIEFKSVSLIFIFLLVFVGALFDPTAVSARHTLIPKFVRLAGIPLDKVNGYRGSLENGADLLGPIVGAGLISWIGTVNTLFVNAASFFVCAVVFAIAVPRSRHQEFKHDLVEPIAGIRFILQQRQLRSLTFSGMVLNFVLLPFLSLLLPVLATQKFANPALLGLCLAGFGMAATLGALSYARLTKRFSRSAIYYSGLLLTAIAILLCAIVETPTALILSVSFGGLLLGAGNPLEQTILQEVTPSRIAGQVFTSHSAIAFTAGIFGLLIAGVITELTSIEWVLSLNGSLLAITSAIGWYFMPLLDCIGATGHNRRSS is encoded by the coding sequence ATGATTGCAAAAGTCTGCGCTGCTTTGCAGATATCGCCAAAGGCACTTCCCCTCATTTGTCTCATCGGTGCTGAATTCCTCTCACAACTGGGGAATCAAATTGCAGCGATCGCCATTCCCATTTTGGTGCTGCAATTTACGCACTCGGTGATCGCTACTGGCATCGCTGGAGCAGGAAGTATCATTCCGATTGTGTTGGCTGCCTTCATCGGTGGAAAAGCGATTGATCGATTTGGTGCATGGCAGGTGAGCATTGTAGCTGATGTTTTTAGCAGTCTTTCAGTTTTATTATTACCATTCATTTTTATCGAATTCAAATCAGTGTCCCTGATTTTTATTTTCTTGCTGGTGTTTGTTGGTGCGTTATTTGATCCAACAGCAGTTTCAGCCCGTCATACCCTCATTCCAAAATTTGTCAGACTCGCGGGAATTCCCTTAGACAAGGTGAATGGGTATCGCGGTAGTCTGGAAAATGGAGCAGATTTGTTAGGCCCAATCGTCGGCGCAGGGTTAATTAGCTGGATTGGAACTGTCAATACATTGTTCGTTAACGCAGCCAGTTTCTTTGTTTGTGCTGTAGTATTTGCGATCGCAGTTCCACGTTCACGCCATCAAGAGTTTAAGCATGATTTGGTTGAGCCAATTGCCGGAATTCGGTTCATTCTCCAGCAGCGTCAACTAAGATCGCTCACTTTTAGCGGCATGGTACTCAATTTTGTGCTGCTGCCATTTCTCAGTCTCTTGCTTCCAGTGTTAGCCACCCAGAAATTTGCCAATCCTGCTCTACTGGGTCTTTGTTTAGCTGGATTCGGTATGGCAGCAACCCTGGGTGCTTTATCCTACGCAAGGTTGACAAAACGATTTTCTCGTTCAGCCATTTATTACAGCGGTTTACTTCTCACTGCGATCGCCATTCTGCTGTGCGCCATCGTCGAAACTCCAACTGCGCTGATTCTATCGGTTAGTTTTGGTGGTTTGCTATTAGGTGCAGGAAATCCTCTAGAACAAACGATTTTGCAAGAAGTGACACCCAGTCGAATAGCTGGACAGGTTTTTACATCACACAGTGCGATCGCTTTTACCGCAGGAATTTTCGGGTTACTGATTGCGGGTGTAATCACAGAATTAACCAGCATCGAGTGGGTATTGAGCCTGAATGGGAGTTTGTTGGCGATCACATCAGCGATTGGCTGGTACTTCATGCCACTATTGGATTGCATAGGAGCTACAGGACACAACCGAAGATCATCTTGA
- a CDS encoding BRO family protein: MTEPGLYRLIFKSHKPVAKRFQRWVFHEVLPSLRRTGSYTIPKILEYGHKTY, translated from the coding sequence GTGACAGAACCGGGACTTTACCGCTTGATTTTCAAATCCCATAAACCTGTTGCCAAGCGATTCCAGCGATGGGTATTCCATGAAGTCCTTCCAAGTTTGCGTCGCACTGGCTCCTACACCATACCCAAGATATTAGAATATGGTCATAAAACCTACTAA
- a CDS encoding IS630 family transposase — protein sequence MGLKTLTGKVITASGVKPTVEVKWPRENFWIYGAIEPLTGDHFLYEYPKLNGECFQQFLDWLSQQLGGDYAILQVDQAPAHTSSAIRWPENIIPLFQPPSAPELNPIERLWQLLKKPLKNQLFSSLQNLRDRIQEIFNQLTLEQVISISSYNFILEALFYAASY from the coding sequence GTGGGACTGAAAACTCTTACAGGAAAAGTGATTACTGCCTCTGGAGTTAAGCCTACTGTTGAGGTGAAATGGCCACGGGAAAATTTTTGGATTTATGGTGCAATTGAACCATTGACTGGAGATCATTTTCTTTATGAATATCCAAAACTGAATGGCGAGTGTTTTCAACAGTTTTTGGACTGGCTATCTCAACAATTAGGTGGGGATTACGCTATTTTACAGGTTGACCAAGCACCTGCTCATACAAGTTCAGCAATTCGTTGGCCAGAAAATATTATTCCTCTGTTTCAACCACCTTCAGCCCCTGAACTCAATCCCATTGAAAGGCTTTGGCAGCTCCTCAAGAAACCACTCAAAAATCAGCTTTTCTCTTCTTTACAGAATTTACGCGATCGCATCCAAGAAATATTTAATCAACTTACACTTGAGCAGGTAATATCTATCTCTTCTTATAACTTTATTCTCGAAGCTCTTTTCTATGCAGCTTCATATTAA
- a CDS encoding helix-turn-helix domain-containing protein, with protein MSRPFEIEIAESEEELKKRLQTANLGNQKEKLIMLWWIKSGQAKEQQDIGKRLAKDTSTVTRWLQKYRSGGLDELLKIKKAPGAKRKIPEGAITALEEELKTGKGFSSYGAIVEWLKQEQGLDIEYATVYALVRYRLGAKLKVPRPQSHKQDEKLVSEFKKNSVSF; from the coding sequence ATGAGCCGCCCTTTTGAGATTGAAATCGCAGAGAGCGAAGAAGAACTTAAAAAACGCCTACAAACAGCTAATTTAGGGAACCAGAAAGAAAAACTTATTATGCTGTGGTGGATAAAAAGCGGGCAGGCCAAGGAGCAGCAAGATATTGGAAAACGCTTGGCTAAAGATACATCAACGGTGACAAGATGGTTACAAAAATATAGATCGGGTGGGCTAGATGAATTATTGAAAATAAAAAAAGCTCCGGGAGCAAAACGGAAAATTCCTGAAGGAGCGATCACGGCACTTGAAGAGGAGTTAAAAACAGGAAAAGGCTTTAGTAGCTATGGTGCAATAGTAGAGTGGTTAAAGCAAGAGCAGGGGCTTGATATCGAGTATGCAACGGTTTATGCATTGGTTCGATATCGATTAGGGGCAAAACTAAAAGTACCACGTCCTCAAAGCCATAAGCAGGATGAAAAGTTAGTATCTGAGTTTAAAAAAAACTCGGTATCATTCTGA
- a CDS encoding LAGLIDADG family homing endonuclease translates to MEKTEQEYAKIYSSKKFLPFGSGSPRTQFRQRERVGLTKKTIKYSVNETFFDIWSDDLAWVLGLIWTDGHLNKNTVSITSKDKNLLEKVNSITGNERPLRIRVTGRAWDLSICNRQVVKRLREIGLISGVEGKTRNIEFPNMPFVFKSSFVRGLIDGDGCITRRVQGKNVKGLFVYICGASNIFKGLVSWLREQNINHSLYFETDEMWRVCIFIPI, encoded by the coding sequence ATGGAAAAAACAGAGCAAGAGTATGCAAAAATTTATTCTTCTAAAAAGTTTTTACCTTTTGGGTCTGGTAGCCCAAGAACACAATTTAGACAGCGAGAGCGAGTAGGATTAACAAAAAAGACAATAAAGTATTCAGTTAACGAGACTTTTTTCGATATATGGAGCGACGATTTAGCTTGGGTGCTAGGCTTAATTTGGACTGATGGACATCTTAATAAAAATACTGTGTCTATTACTTCTAAAGACAAAAATCTACTTGAAAAAGTAAATTCTATCACTGGTAATGAAAGACCATTACGTATAAGAGTGACAGGTAGAGCATGGGATCTATCGATTTGTAATAGGCAAGTAGTTAAGAGATTAAGAGAGATTGGGCTAATCTCTGGTGTAGAAGGTAAAACTAGAAACATTGAGTTTCCAAATATGCCATTTGTATTTAAGTCTAGTTTTGTCAGAGGATTGATTGATGGTGACGGATGTATTACCAGAAGGGTTCAAGGAAAAAATGTTAAAGGGCTATTTGTTTATATATGTGGTGCATCTAATATTTTTAAAGGTCTTGTGTCTTGGCTTCGAGAACAAAATATAAACCATTCTTTGTATTTTGAGACAGATGAAATGTGGCGAGTCTGTATTTTTATACCAATTTAA